The Amycolatopsis sp. DG1A-15b genome window below encodes:
- a CDS encoding ATP/GTP-binding protein has product MDSKPFTEPATRPPAPVKIVIAGGFGVGKTTAVSSISEIKPLTTEAAITSVAAAVDSTGHVPAKTTTTVALDFGCITIDEEVKLYLFGTPGQDRFGFMWQDLVHGALGALVIVDTRRMDDCYPAVDYFENAGLPFVVAVNMFDGSLGHNLEDVRWALAVSDDVPLITFDARQKLSVRDALLAVLHNTFKRARAQAGAGA; this is encoded by the coding sequence GTGGACTCGAAGCCATTCACTGAACCGGCCACCCGGCCGCCGGCCCCGGTCAAGATCGTCATCGCGGGCGGCTTCGGCGTCGGCAAGACGACGGCGGTGTCGTCCATCTCGGAGATCAAGCCCCTCACCACCGAGGCGGCGATCACCTCCGTGGCCGCGGCCGTGGACAGCACCGGCCACGTCCCGGCCAAGACCACGACGACGGTGGCCCTCGACTTCGGCTGCATCACGATCGACGAAGAGGTCAAGCTCTACCTGTTCGGCACGCCGGGCCAGGACCGCTTCGGGTTCATGTGGCAGGACCTGGTCCACGGCGCACTGGGCGCCCTGGTCATCGTGGACACCCGCCGCATGGACGACTGCTACCCGGCGGTCGACTACTTCGAGAACGCGGGCCTGCCGTTCGTGGTCGCGGTGAACATGTTCGACGGCTCGCTGGGCCACAACCTGGAGGACGTGCGCTGGGCGCTGGCGGTCAGTGACGACGTCCCGCTGATCACGTTCGACGCGCGGCAGAAGCTTTCGGTACGAGACGCGCTGCTGGCGGTGCTGCACAACACGTTCAAACGGGCACGAGCCCAGGCTGGTGCGGGCGCTTGA
- a CDS encoding nitrate- and nitrite sensing domain-containing protein, with product MRHGRSAAERAGGGGFLTRLGIRGKLNLLLLPPLVAVVLVSVPFVLTQANSAGAAAQSAAVARHAQQLGGLMWQLQRERLLTAAFVATPSASPDQMVQQQKTVDRTVAEVRASLGDDAPDELSAALTRIGSLGELRQNAARRGVALDSVARTYNAVVDAVIDSLRLVPQLTSDAEGTRELTALDALLRANEENSLRAMALIVTAVSPAAGRSILDDATQQAPIFIDRFVKQGDDGDDSERAALVVRVEQSDAGRRVDDLAAQVGNPRDAAGTTRYVSDVLSAADTHAGQRKLVQERAISEITDSATERADSATRLAWTVGLGAGGLFLLVAFLAVAVSRSIAGPLRQLTTAATSVADLAGTELVRVTDTEEAEEQIPRLATIDVVSDDELGKLAAAFNRVQTTAAELVERQALTRRNTSLMFANVAKRTQNLVGRQLALIDEVERNEQDTRLLASLYRLDHLSTRLRRNADNLLVVSGTRDETRIAGPIELSTALRSALAEIEDYQRVKLGVVAEILLSSALGADLVLVFAELLENATSFSPPGSMVEVDTMLLADGACLVSIVDHGIGMTAEKLGEENRRLVERERLELAPTSVLGLFVVGRLARRHELGVELLATPTTGGVTARLTIPASLFSHRTQLRPKTEQPPVIPAQAAPPIASSPRHAAPAVPIAPAALSSSDDFRPPAPERDRPAELPAPAIPALLGHGNGFRWFRELEPVWPDAEPDAESAEAPEPAVAAATAVSAVSSVSSSESRGGLRRRVRGAQLPSPGTSEPVTDTKPRHDPEATKAAMDGFASAFAKAAEVSVPPTSTFARAAEVSALTADPPPAAVTEPGSPLPARGPADAAPVATAPFTAAERARDGLIRRVPGAQLAPGLRQQTAGRPLARAVVNRSKRDPAAERAAFDAFAAGLAKAEDVTADSPPRGVVAGRVMERGEESRK from the coding sequence ATGAGACACGGCAGGTCGGCCGCGGAACGGGCCGGCGGCGGGGGTTTTCTCACCCGGCTCGGTATTCGCGGCAAGCTGAACCTGCTGCTCCTGCCCCCGCTGGTCGCGGTGGTGCTGGTGTCGGTGCCGTTCGTGCTGACGCAGGCGAACAGCGCCGGCGCGGCGGCGCAGTCGGCCGCCGTGGCGCGGCACGCCCAGCAGCTCGGCGGGCTGATGTGGCAGCTGCAGCGCGAGCGGCTGCTGACGGCCGCGTTCGTGGCGACGCCTTCGGCGAGCCCCGATCAGATGGTGCAGCAGCAGAAGACGGTCGACAGGACGGTCGCCGAGGTCCGCGCTTCGCTGGGTGACGATGCTCCCGACGAGCTTTCCGCGGCCTTGACCCGGATCGGCTCGCTCGGCGAGCTGCGGCAGAACGCGGCCCGCCGCGGCGTCGCGCTCGACAGCGTCGCCCGCACCTACAACGCGGTGGTCGACGCGGTGATCGACTCCCTGCGCCTGGTCCCGCAGCTCACCAGTGACGCCGAGGGCACGCGGGAGCTGACGGCCCTGGACGCGCTGCTGCGGGCGAACGAGGAGAACTCGCTGCGCGCGATGGCCCTCATCGTGACCGCGGTGTCGCCGGCGGCCGGCCGGTCCATCCTGGACGACGCGACCCAGCAGGCGCCGATCTTCATCGACCGGTTCGTCAAGCAGGGCGACGACGGCGACGACAGCGAGCGGGCCGCCCTGGTCGTCCGGGTCGAGCAGAGCGACGCCGGCCGGCGCGTCGACGACCTCGCCGCCCAGGTCGGCAACCCGCGTGACGCCGCGGGCACCACGCGGTACGTCTCGGACGTCCTCTCCGCGGCGGACACCCACGCGGGACAGCGGAAGCTCGTGCAGGAACGGGCGATCAGCGAGATCACCGACTCCGCGACCGAGCGGGCCGACAGCGCGACCCGGCTGGCCTGGACGGTCGGCCTCGGCGCGGGCGGGCTGTTCCTGCTGGTCGCCTTCCTCGCCGTCGCGGTGTCCCGTTCGATCGCCGGGCCGCTGCGCCAGCTGACCACCGCGGCGACGTCGGTCGCCGACCTCGCCGGCACCGAGCTCGTCCGCGTGACCGACACCGAGGAGGCCGAGGAGCAGATCCCGCGCCTGGCCACCATCGACGTCGTCTCCGACGACGAGCTCGGGAAGCTGGCCGCCGCGTTCAACCGGGTCCAGACCACCGCGGCCGAGCTGGTCGAACGCCAGGCGCTCACCCGGCGCAACACCAGCCTGATGTTCGCGAACGTCGCGAAGCGGACGCAGAACCTCGTCGGCCGCCAGCTCGCGCTCATCGACGAGGTCGAGCGCAACGAGCAGGACACCCGGCTGCTGGCCAGCCTCTACCGGCTCGACCACCTCTCCACCCGCCTGCGCCGGAACGCCGACAACCTGCTCGTGGTGTCCGGCACCCGCGACGAAACGCGGATCGCCGGCCCGATCGAGCTGTCCACGGCGCTGCGCTCGGCGCTCGCCGAGATCGAGGACTACCAGCGCGTCAAGCTCGGTGTCGTCGCCGAAATACTGCTGTCGTCGGCCCTCGGCGCCGACCTCGTGCTCGTGTTCGCCGAGCTGCTGGAAAACGCGACGTCGTTCTCGCCGCCGGGCTCGATGGTCGAGGTGGACACCATGCTGCTGGCCGACGGCGCCTGCCTGGTGAGCATCGTCGACCACGGCATCGGCATGACCGCGGAGAAGCTGGGCGAGGAGAACCGGCGGCTCGTCGAACGCGAACGCCTGGAGCTCGCGCCGACCAGTGTGCTCGGCCTGTTCGTGGTCGGCCGCCTGGCGCGGCGCCACGAGCTGGGTGTCGAGCTGCTCGCGACGCCGACCACCGGCGGCGTGACCGCGCGGCTGACCATCCCGGCGTCGCTGTTCAGCCACCGCACCCAGCTGCGGCCGAAAACCGAGCAGCCACCGGTGATCCCGGCGCAGGCCGCGCCGCCGATCGCGTCGTCGCCGCGGCACGCCGCACCGGCCGTCCCGATCGCGCCGGCTGCTCTGTCCTCTTCGGACGACTTCCGGCCGCCGGCGCCCGAACGCGACCGGCCCGCCGAACTGCCGGCGCCGGCGATCCCGGCGCTGCTCGGCCACGGCAACGGCTTCCGCTGGTTCCGCGAACTGGAACCGGTGTGGCCGGACGCCGAACCCGACGCCGAGTCCGCCGAAGCGCCCGAACCGGCGGTGGCGGCCGCGACGGCGGTGTCGGCAGTGTCTTCGGTGTCTTCATCGGAGTCGCGGGGCGGCCTGCGCCGCCGGGTCCGCGGCGCCCAGCTGCCCAGCCCGGGCACGTCCGAGCCGGTGACCGACACCAAGCCGCGGCACGACCCGGAAGCGACCAAGGCCGCGATGGACGGCTTCGCGAGCGCCTTCGCGAAGGCCGCCGAGGTCAGCGTCCCGCCCACCAGCACCTTCGCCAGGGCCGCCGAGGTCAGCGCGCTGACGGCCGACCCGCCGCCCGCCGCCGTGACCGAACCCGGGTCACCGCTCCCGGCCCGCGGTCCCGCGGACGCAGCACCGGTGGCCACGGCGCCGTTCACGGCCGCCGAGCGGGCGCGCGACGGCCTGATCCGGCGCGTCCCCGGCGCCCAGCTCGCCCCGGGCCTGCGTCAGCAGACCGCGGGGCGGCCGCTCGCCCGCGCCGTCGTCAACCGCAGCAAGCGGGACCCGGCGGCCGAACGAGCGGCGTTCGACGCGTTCGCCGCCGGCCTCGCGAAGGCGGAGGACGTTACGGCAGACAGCCCGCCCCGAGGCGTGGTCGCCGGTCGTGTGATGGAACGAGGAGAAGAGAGCAGGAAATGA
- a CDS encoding ABC transporter ATP-binding protein: protein MTLELRNVAKDYTVRGMTTRALDGVDLEVLRGEFVCVVGASGSGKSTLLSLVAGLSRPTEGEILLDGVPVTAPGPDRGLVFQAGALYPWRSVEKNVAFGLELLSIDAAERAKRVDWYLAETGLDGVRKSLPKQLSGGQKQRVAIARALAGEPEVLLLDEPFGALDVQTKEDMQVLIRQVWADTGTTVLMVTHDVEEAVFLGGRVVVLASDPGRIAADVEVALPAERDLAVKREPRFLALRARIEDLVREQHRGHVSRVAAVE, encoded by the coding sequence ATGACGCTGGAGCTGCGGAACGTCGCCAAGGACTACACCGTCCGCGGCATGACCACGCGCGCCCTCGACGGCGTCGACCTCGAAGTGCTGCGCGGCGAGTTCGTCTGCGTCGTCGGCGCGAGCGGCTCGGGCAAGTCGACGCTGCTGTCGCTGGTGGCCGGGCTCAGCCGGCCGACCGAGGGCGAGATCCTGCTCGACGGCGTGCCGGTGACCGCGCCGGGGCCGGACCGCGGTCTCGTCTTCCAGGCCGGCGCGCTCTACCCGTGGCGCAGCGTCGAGAAGAACGTCGCGTTCGGACTCGAGCTGCTCTCGATCGACGCCGCCGAGCGCGCCAAGCGCGTCGACTGGTACCTGGCCGAGACCGGTCTCGACGGCGTGCGCAAGTCGCTGCCGAAGCAGCTTTCCGGCGGCCAGAAGCAGCGCGTCGCGATCGCGCGCGCACTGGCGGGCGAACCGGAAGTTCTGCTGCTGGACGAACCCTTCGGCGCCCTGGACGTCCAGACCAAAGAGGACATGCAGGTGCTGATCCGCCAGGTGTGGGCCGACACCGGCACCACGGTGCTGATGGTCACCCACGACGTCGAGGAAGCGGTGTTCCTGGGCGGCCGGGTGGTGGTGCTCGCCTCCGACCCGGGCCGGATCGCCGCCGACGTCGAGGTGGCGCTGCCCGCCGAGCGGGACCTGGCGGTGAAGCGCGAACCGCGGTTCCTCGCGCTGCGCGCCCGGATCGAGGACCTGGTCCGGGAGCAGCACCGGGGCCACGTGAGCCGGGTGGCCGCGGTCGAGTGA
- a CDS encoding roadblock/LC7 domain-containing protein, whose product MSIPAAGVSVEAQNFNWLVSRFAQHTAGAIAAIAVSADGLLIAMSTELERSNADRLAAISSAMLGLAHGVSESHPLGSPDKVIIELEHGYLLVCTISIGCSLGVLANKQASLGTIAYEMAMFANRATEVLTPGLIEELKNTVGS is encoded by the coding sequence ATGAGCATCCCCGCAGCTGGCGTCAGTGTCGAAGCCCAGAACTTCAACTGGCTGGTGAGCCGCTTCGCGCAGCACACCGCGGGCGCGATAGCCGCCATCGCGGTCTCGGCCGACGGCCTGCTGATCGCGATGTCGACGGAGCTCGAGCGCTCCAACGCCGACCGCCTGGCCGCCATCTCCTCCGCCATGCTCGGCCTCGCCCACGGCGTCTCCGAAAGCCACCCGCTCGGCTCGCCCGACAAGGTGATCATCGAACTCGAGCACGGGTACCTGCTCGTCTGCACGATCAGCATCGGCTGTTCGCTGGGTGTGCTGGCCAACAAGCAGGCCAGCCTGGGCACCATCGCCTACGAGATGGCGATGTTCGCCAACCGCGCCACCGAGGTGCTCACGCCGGGCCTGATCGAGGAGCTCAAGAACACCGTGGGGTCGTGA
- a CDS encoding DUF742 domain-containing protein: MPEEPDISLLRPYLMTSGRAQPVDQSLEIEAQVMTSRLGAASHPKLTFERQEIVSLCRNTMSVAEVAAMLGLHIGVARVLVADLAELGYVVVRRPGNHNSHDLGMIERVIRGLEAIH; the protein is encoded by the coding sequence ATGCCCGAGGAACCGGACATCTCGCTGCTGCGGCCGTACCTGATGACCTCGGGGCGCGCCCAGCCGGTCGACCAGAGCCTCGAAATCGAGGCGCAGGTCATGACGTCCCGCCTCGGCGCGGCGTCGCACCCCAAGCTGACGTTCGAACGCCAGGAAATCGTTTCCCTCTGCCGGAACACGATGTCGGTCGCCGAGGTGGCCGCCATGCTCGGCCTGCACATCGGCGTGGCCAGGGTGCTGGTGGCCGACCTCGCCGAACTGGGCTACGTCGTCGTCCGGCGGCCGGGCAACCACAACTCGCACGACCTCGGCATGATCGAAAGGGTCATTCGTGGACTCGAAGCCATTCACTGA
- a CDS encoding ALF repeat-containing protein, with protein MRANAVIVAAALAAGVFATPAAADVLPDRAQAVSLLETGGPGVARAAEAALVGSPADLQAFLATGRQQAQNDDERVLVTQALSSGGPITKRTAQRALSGTQDDIREYLANGLPLARSADDRIAVSQAMDTGGPTVNERGTEVLDNGTPADVRAFLETGLQQAKDVDDRVTASQAMAAGGPEVVAAAQTALDGTPEDIRYFLSLWRQVAANYDGEVTAVQEQLDAAKAAAAGNRPQDVKLAAEKAAQLAADARKANADRLATQRAQNQQDGQAASAAEAAAQQQAKEAADRAARAKSDNDKLLADAADPALTVPNGRKASVYLLRHGSAAVKNAARAALSGSDDDVVTFVRSGLAVAQESDDRAAVSAIAADPNARPGLRQAARDALAGPYAGVAALLRTGDYPGRDTDDRIEVNQIMAAGGPSTKPAAQRALDGTVADIREFLAHGRYVAHLIDLSVYATRTLGEGPEVQAVAQGVLDGPDSALQQYLDVTLPKARARDAFTAAHVTKVNALVAEAAALVS; from the coding sequence TTGCGTGCAAACGCAGTAATCGTTGCCGCGGCACTCGCGGCCGGGGTCTTCGCGACGCCGGCGGCCGCGGATGTGCTGCCCGACCGGGCGCAGGCCGTTTCCCTGCTGGAGACCGGCGGTCCCGGCGTGGCGCGAGCCGCCGAAGCGGCGTTGGTCGGCTCGCCCGCCGACCTGCAGGCCTTCCTGGCCACCGGCCGCCAGCAGGCGCAGAACGACGACGAGCGGGTCCTCGTCACCCAGGCGCTCTCCTCCGGCGGCCCGATCACCAAGCGCACCGCCCAGCGGGCGCTCAGCGGCACCCAGGACGACATCCGCGAGTACCTGGCGAACGGCCTGCCGCTGGCCCGCAGCGCCGACGACCGGATTGCCGTCAGCCAGGCCATGGACACCGGCGGCCCGACCGTCAACGAGCGGGGCACGGAGGTACTCGACAACGGCACCCCCGCCGACGTGCGGGCCTTCCTGGAGACCGGCCTGCAGCAGGCGAAGGACGTCGACGACCGCGTCACGGCCAGCCAGGCCATGGCCGCCGGCGGCCCGGAGGTCGTGGCCGCCGCGCAGACCGCGCTCGACGGCACGCCGGAGGACATCCGGTACTTCCTGTCGCTGTGGCGGCAGGTCGCCGCGAACTACGACGGCGAAGTCACCGCGGTCCAGGAGCAGCTGGACGCGGCCAAGGCCGCCGCGGCCGGCAACCGGCCCCAGGACGTGAAGCTCGCCGCGGAAAAGGCCGCGCAGCTCGCCGCGGACGCGCGGAAGGCGAACGCCGACCGGCTCGCCACGCAGCGGGCCCAGAACCAGCAGGACGGCCAGGCCGCCTCGGCCGCCGAGGCGGCCGCGCAGCAGCAGGCCAAAGAGGCCGCGGATCGCGCCGCGCGGGCCAAGTCGGACAACGACAAGCTCCTCGCCGACGCGGCCGACCCGGCGCTGACCGTGCCGAACGGCCGCAAGGCGTCCGTCTACCTGCTGCGCCACGGCAGTGCCGCCGTCAAGAACGCCGCCCGTGCCGCACTGAGCGGCTCGGACGACGACGTCGTCACGTTCGTGCGCAGCGGTCTCGCCGTCGCGCAGGAGTCCGACGACCGGGCCGCCGTCTCGGCGATCGCGGCGGACCCGAACGCCCGCCCGGGCCTGCGCCAGGCGGCTCGTGACGCGCTCGCCGGCCCGTACGCCGGTGTCGCCGCGCTGCTGCGCACCGGTGACTACCCGGGCCGGGACACCGACGACCGCATCGAGGTCAACCAGATCATGGCGGCCGGCGGTCCCTCGACGAAGCCGGCGGCCCAGCGGGCGCTGGACGGCACCGTCGCGGACATCCGCGAGTTCCTGGCCCACGGCCGGTACGTCGCGCACCTGATCGACCTGAGCGTGTACGCCACCCGCACCCTGGGGGAGGGCCCGGAGGTGCAAGCCGTCGCGCAGGGCGTCCTCGACGGCCCGGACTCGGCCCTGCAGCAGTACCTGGACGTCACGCTGCCCAAGGCCCGGGCGCGTGACGCGTTCACCGCGGCGCACGTCACCAAGGTGAACGCTCTGGTCGCCGAAGCGGCGGCCCTGGTCTCCTGA
- a CDS encoding fused MFS/spermidine synthase, with amino-acid sequence MFPITSDPVSRTRKPEPVPGRYPVRFGTAELVRDTGRGNAWLVSVDGVAQSYVDLDDPAHLEFDYVRRFAEVVDRLPPGPLDALHVGGAACTLPRYVAAARPGSRQLVFDADGELVELVRAQLGLRVPGVRVRVTDGREGLATRREDSADLVVVDAFERATLAGGLATLEATRAIAGILRAPGSYLVNITDGAGLPFARRFLATLLEVFPEVLLLADPGVLRGRRFGNLVLAASATELPTTELARQAASAAFPARCVYGPELQKLAGRAAPITDADAPQPPNPPDDVLGLF; translated from the coding sequence ATGTTTCCGATAACCTCGGATCCCGTGAGCCGCACGCGGAAGCCCGAGCCGGTGCCCGGGCGGTACCCGGTGCGGTTCGGCACGGCGGAGCTGGTCCGCGACACCGGCCGAGGCAACGCCTGGCTGGTGTCGGTGGACGGCGTCGCGCAGTCGTACGTCGACCTCGACGACCCCGCTCACCTGGAGTTCGACTACGTCCGCCGGTTCGCGGAGGTGGTGGACCGGCTGCCACCGGGCCCCCTGGACGCGCTCCACGTCGGCGGGGCGGCGTGCACGCTGCCGCGGTACGTCGCGGCGGCGCGGCCGGGGTCCCGCCAGCTGGTGTTCGACGCCGACGGCGAGCTGGTGGAGCTGGTCCGCGCGCAGTTGGGGTTGCGGGTGCCGGGTGTGCGCGTCCGGGTGACGGACGGCCGCGAGGGACTGGCGACGCGCCGGGAGGATTCGGCGGACCTGGTGGTGGTCGACGCGTTCGAGCGGGCAACACTGGCCGGCGGCCTGGCAACGCTGGAGGCGACTCGGGCGATCGCGGGCATCCTCCGCGCCCCGGGCAGCTACCTGGTGAACATCACGGACGGTGCGGGCTTGCCGTTCGCCCGCCGCTTCCTGGCAACGCTGCTCGAGGTCTTCCCGGAGGTGCTGCTGCTGGCGGACCCGGGAGTCCTGCGCGGCCGCCGCTTCGGCAATCTGGTGCTGGCGGCCTCGGCAACCGAGCTCCCCACAACAGAGCTGGCCAGGCAAGCGGCCTCGGCGGCCTTCCCGGCAAGGTGCGTATACGGCCCGGAGCTGCAAAAGCTGGCAGGCCGAGCGGCCCCCATAACGGACGCAGACGCCCCACAGCCCCCCAACCCCCCGGACGACGTACTGGGCCTGTTCTGA
- a CDS encoding ABC transporter permease — protein sequence MTGPTQRTTPANTAEARAAEAQEAEQRLAEQQEADRVGGGRPDWSPLPRRAGLKPSASPLFSLRTPISAASRWTLAALSFAIPFLAWVVLSVSGAVDSTFLPSPAAVLKAGVDMAGTGELFDDLWTTTLRVLEGFGLAVLVSVPLGILMGSFAAGQAFFEPLIGLMRYLPASAFISLLIIWLGLGEPSKIAILFIGTVFFNTLMTADVVRAVPSSLIDVSYTLGARRGEVLRKIVVPHSLPGMIDAIRVNAAAAWNFVVVAELINSSAGLGYRIVRAQRFLQTDKIFAVLVVIGIAGLGIDVLLRLLRTRVGKWAA from the coding sequence GTGACCGGTCCCACCCAGCGCACCACCCCGGCGAACACGGCCGAGGCGCGGGCCGCCGAGGCACAGGAAGCGGAACAGCGGCTCGCCGAGCAGCAGGAGGCCGACCGGGTGGGCGGCGGACGGCCGGACTGGTCGCCGCTGCCCCGCCGGGCCGGGCTGAAGCCGTCCGCTTCGCCGCTTTTCTCCTTGCGCACGCCCATTTCCGCGGCGTCCCGCTGGACGCTCGCGGCGCTGTCCTTCGCCATCCCGTTCCTGGCGTGGGTGGTGCTGAGCGTCAGCGGGGCCGTCGACTCGACGTTCCTGCCGTCCCCGGCCGCGGTGCTCAAGGCCGGGGTGGACATGGCGGGCACCGGTGAGCTCTTCGACGACCTCTGGACGACCACCCTGCGGGTGCTCGAAGGCTTCGGGCTCGCCGTGCTGGTGTCAGTCCCGCTCGGCATCCTGATGGGCTCCTTCGCCGCCGGGCAGGCGTTCTTCGAGCCGCTGATCGGGCTGATGCGCTACCTGCCGGCGAGCGCGTTCATCTCGCTGCTGATCATCTGGCTCGGCCTCGGCGAGCCGTCGAAGATCGCCATCCTCTTCATCGGCACGGTCTTCTTCAACACGCTGATGACCGCCGACGTCGTCCGCGCCGTGCCCAGCTCGCTCATCGACGTCTCCTACACGCTCGGCGCGCGCCGCGGCGAGGTGCTGCGCAAGATCGTCGTGCCGCACTCGCTGCCCGGCATGATCGACGCGATCCGGGTCAACGCCGCCGCGGCGTGGAACTTCGTGGTCGTCGCCGAGCTGATCAACTCCTCGGCGGGCCTCGGCTACCGGATCGTGCGCGCGCAGCGGTTCCTGCAGACCGACAAGATCTTCGCGGTGCTCGTGGTCATCGGGATCGCCGGGCTCGGAATCGACGTCCTGCTGCGCCTGCTGCGCACGCGGGTCGGGAAGTGGGCGGCATGA
- a CDS encoding DNA polymerase III subunit gamma and tau, which yields MALALYRKYRPATFAEVVGQEHVTEPLRTALAAGRVNHAYLFSGPRGCGKTSSARIMARSLNCVKGPTPDPCGECNSCKALAPEGSGSVDVTELDAASHGGVDDARELRDKAFYAPAEARYRVFIIDEAHMVTTQGFNALLKIVEEPPEHVIFIFATTEPDKVLTTIRSRTHHYPFRLIPPSSMRNLLERNIAAEGVEVEPAVYPLVIRAGGGSARDTQSVLDQLLAGAGPEGVSYSRAVALLGVTDVALIDDMVDALSTEDAATVFGTVEKLTEAGHDPRRFATDLLDRLRDLVLLRAVPESAGGLVSAPEEELSRMVAQAERLGLGTLSRYADIVHNGLLEMRGATSPRLVLELLCARMLLPSVTDAEKALLARIERLERRATLAGGGGAPAEGGVEPPVRAAPEREFSRPSQRPASAGPAPVPEPVKPPGRPAAADPADGGSAARASAPAQPNEGRSAAPTPDGGTPAPAAAAPASAAGTPAGDGGWGAVRTPGGGTPAPASAPASSESSASVPAPAAAAAAPAAPGGMDAAGIRNIWPQLMTALRKFTGGRSLEAMLTQATVASVEGNALTLTHKSEPLARRLSDQDNARKIAGALTDVLGGDWQVRCVHGNAPVAAAARPQQAAPAPERSFTRQSATAAPPAEPAARPATPPPPPPRPKVTTSEPDIPLPPEPSDEDDEDLYNEDASPAPPPPPPPPDKDPDELARKLLSEHLGARPLD from the coding sequence GTGGCTCTCGCGCTGTACCGCAAGTACCGTCCGGCAACCTTCGCCGAGGTCGTCGGGCAGGAGCATGTGACCGAACCCCTCCGCACGGCGCTGGCCGCCGGGCGGGTCAACCACGCCTACCTCTTCTCCGGTCCACGCGGCTGCGGCAAGACGTCGAGCGCGCGGATCATGGCCCGCTCGCTGAACTGCGTCAAGGGGCCGACGCCGGACCCGTGCGGCGAGTGCAACTCGTGCAAGGCGCTCGCGCCGGAGGGCTCGGGCAGCGTCGACGTCACGGAGCTCGACGCGGCCAGCCACGGTGGTGTCGACGACGCCCGCGAGCTGCGTGACAAGGCGTTCTACGCGCCGGCCGAGGCGCGCTACCGCGTGTTCATCATCGACGAGGCGCACATGGTCACCACGCAGGGCTTCAACGCCCTGCTGAAGATCGTGGAAGAGCCGCCCGAGCACGTCATCTTCATCTTCGCGACGACCGAGCCGGACAAGGTGCTGACCACCATCCGCTCGCGCACGCACCATTACCCGTTCCGGCTGATCCCGCCGAGCTCGATGCGCAACCTCCTGGAGCGCAACATCGCGGCCGAGGGCGTCGAGGTCGAGCCGGCGGTGTACCCGCTGGTCATCCGCGCGGGCGGCGGCTCGGCGCGTGACACGCAGTCGGTGCTCGACCAGCTGCTCGCCGGCGCCGGGCCGGAGGGCGTTTCGTACTCGCGGGCGGTCGCGCTGCTGGGCGTCACCGACGTCGCGCTGATCGACGACATGGTCGACGCGCTCTCGACCGAGGACGCGGCCACGGTGTTCGGCACGGTCGAGAAGCTCACCGAGGCCGGCCACGACCCGCGCCGGTTCGCGACCGACCTGCTCGACCGGCTGCGCGACCTGGTGCTGCTGCGCGCGGTGCCGGAGTCCGCGGGCGGGCTGGTGTCCGCGCCGGAGGAGGAACTGTCGCGGATGGTCGCGCAGGCCGAGCGGCTCGGCCTCGGCACCCTCTCCCGCTACGCCGACATCGTCCACAATGGACTTCTGGAGATGCGCGGCGCGACCTCGCCCCGGCTCGTGCTCGAGCTGCTGTGCGCGCGGATGCTGCTGCCGTCGGTGACCGATGCGGAGAAGGCCCTGCTGGCCCGGATCGAGCGCCTGGAGCGCCGCGCGACGCTCGCCGGCGGCGGAGGCGCGCCGGCCGAGGGCGGCGTGGAGCCGCCGGTGCGCGCGGCGCCGGAACGCGAGTTTTCGAGGCCTTCGCAGCGCCCGGCTTCGGCGGGTCCGGCACCGGTGCCGGAGCCGGTCAAGCCGCCCGGGCGCCCGGCCGCCGCCGACCCGGCAGACGGCGGGAGCGCCGCCCGTGCGTCGGCTCCGGCGCAGCCGAACGAAGGCAGGAGTGCCGCGCCTACGCCGGACGGTGGCACGCCCGCACCCGCCGCAGCGGCACCGGCTTCGGCGGCCGGGACCCCGGCGGGCGATGGCGGCTGGGGCGCGGTGCGCACGCCCGGCGGCGGCACGCCCGCTCCGGCGAGCGCCCCCGCTTCTTCCGAAAGCAGTGCGTCCGTCCCGGCACCGGCGGCCGCGGCCGCCGCGCCCGCGGCGCCGGGCGGGATGGACGCCGCCGGGATCCGGAACATCTGGCCGCAGCTGATGACCGCGTTGCGCAAGTTCACCGGCGGCCGCAGCCTCGAGGCGATGCTGACGCAGGCCACGGTGGCGAGCGTCGAGGGCAACGCCTTGACGCTGACCCACAAGTCCGAACCCCTGGCCCGCCGCCTCTCCGACCAGGACAACGCCCGCAAGATCGCCGGCGCCCTGACCGACGTCCTCGGCGGCGACTGGCAGGTCCGCTGCGTCCACGGCAACGCCCCGGTCGCAGCCGCCGCCCGGCCGCAGCAGGCGGCACCGGCACCGGAGCGGTCGTTCACGCGCCAGTCGGCGACGGCCGCGCCGCCCGCCGAACCGGCGGCCCGCCCCGCGACCCCGCCGCCGCCCCCGCCGCGGCCCAAGGTCACGACGAGCGAGCCGGACATCCCGCTGCCCCCGGAACCCTCCGACGAGGACGACGAGGACCTCTACAACGAGGACGCCAGCCCGGCCCCACCGCCGCCCCCACCCCCGCCGGACAAGGACCCGGACGAGCTGGCCCGCAAACTCCTCTCCGAGCACCTCGGCGCCCGCCCGCTCGACTGA